A single Tuberibacillus sp. Marseille-P3662 DNA region contains:
- the hutG gene encoding formimidoylglutamase, with translation MADFEHLYSAGKAGFKDSEVTKAHEIIKPWNGEKVDGFGILGAPLSKPSISHSGAASAPETIRSAFSSYTTYAVEDNVDLKSTQLHDFGDVSMHVTDLIKSQQRIEDTFYDVFRSQPDMFPIIFGGDHSVSAPSIKAFSKVKGTVGVIQFDAHHDLRNLTDGGPSNGTPFRNLIESGTIKGEQLVQIGIRNFSNSREYRDYGHDHGVSIHTMEDVRKRSITDILRESVNALKEKVDVIYVSVDMDVLDQAFAPGCPAIGPGGMDSATLLEAAGYLGSEPSIGAIDIVEIDPTVDFRNMTSRIAAHVVLNFLKGRMT, from the coding sequence TTGGCTGATTTTGAACATTTATACTCTGCCGGAAAAGCTGGTTTTAAAGACAGTGAAGTCACAAAAGCCCACGAAATCATTAAACCGTGGAACGGGGAAAAAGTGGATGGATTCGGTATTCTCGGTGCGCCGCTATCCAAACCATCAATCAGTCATTCCGGTGCGGCTAGTGCGCCCGAGACAATTCGATCAGCTTTTTCTTCCTATACGACGTATGCGGTTGAGGACAATGTTGATTTAAAATCGACCCAATTACACGACTTTGGCGATGTTAGCATGCATGTGACTGATCTTATTAAGTCACAGCAACGCATCGAGGACACATTTTATGACGTGTTCCGATCACAGCCGGACATGTTCCCGATTATTTTCGGTGGGGATCATTCGGTTAGTGCTCCCAGTATCAAGGCTTTTTCCAAAGTTAAGGGAACCGTGGGCGTCATTCAATTTGACGCTCACCATGATTTGCGCAATTTAACAGACGGCGGACCCTCTAACGGAACACCCTTTCGCAATTTGATAGAATCAGGCACGATCAAAGGGGAACAACTTGTCCAAATCGGCATCCGTAATTTTTCAAACAGCCGGGAATATCGGGATTATGGACATGATCATGGAGTATCTATCCATACGATGGAAGATGTACGCAAACGAAGCATCACTGACATTTTACGAGAAAGCGTGAATGCTTTGAAGGAAAAAGTCGATGTGATCTATGTGTCAGTCGATATGGATGTGTTGGACCAGGCATTTGCTCCGGGATGTCCAGCCATCGGTCCTGGTGGTATGGACAGTGCAACTCTACTTGAGGCCGCGGGGTATCTTGGAAGTGAACCATCCATAGGCGCCATCGATATTGTTGAAATTGACCCGACAGTTGACTTTCGTAATATGACAAGCCGAATTGCCGCACATGTTGTTCTCAATTTTTTAAAGGGACGGATGACCTGA
- a CDS encoding Crp/Fnr family transcriptional regulator produces the protein MPHMMDILRGLPLFSELNDEELKKLEAITKKKTYSKRQYIFMEGEPREAVYFIQKGSVKIFKVDENGNEQVINLLQKGEMFPHIGFFDTTPYPATAEIIETAELFVIRIDDFDNLLIEQPAIALKVMKIMGQKLLNLQQRVQELISQDTFHRTVRTLLRLADEVGETNDQEVRINMPITNQDFANMVGSTRETINRVLGQLKKEGLLETDRHGIFIYDLQKLKNYH, from the coding sequence ATGCCGCATATGATGGACATCTTAAGGGGGCTCCCGTTGTTCAGTGAACTGAATGATGAGGAATTGAAAAAACTAGAAGCCATTACGAAAAAAAAGACGTATTCAAAACGTCAGTATATCTTCATGGAAGGCGAGCCACGCGAGGCTGTGTATTTTATCCAAAAAGGATCGGTTAAAATATTCAAGGTTGATGAAAACGGCAACGAGCAGGTCATCAATCTGCTACAGAAGGGGGAAATGTTTCCCCATATCGGCTTCTTTGATACGACACCATACCCTGCAACTGCGGAAATTATCGAGACAGCAGAATTGTTTGTTATACGCATTGATGATTTTGATAACCTTTTGATTGAACAACCGGCCATTGCTTTAAAGGTCATGAAGATTATGGGGCAAAAGTTACTAAATTTACAGCAACGCGTTCAAGAACTCATTTCTCAGGATACTTTCCACCGTACCGTTCGCACGTTGCTAAGACTAGCCGACGAAGTGGGTGAAACAAATGATCAAGAGGTGCGTATAAATATGCCAATCACTAACCAGGACTTTGCCAACATGGTTGGATCGACACGCGAAACGATCAATCGGGTATTGGGACAATTGAAAAAGGAAGGCTTGTTAGAAACGGATCGTCACGGCATTTTCATTTATGACCTCCAAAAACTGAAAAACTATCATTAA
- a CDS encoding WD40/YVTN/BNR-like repeat-containing protein — translation MKYFILSLSIMMMVGLIFCICLYQNQDHITFPQLNHPNKMQEHTKSANERKEPQPEPLQPVNNNKMSYTLQNNELNMTYNKGNDWVKVPIEKDLLFEGEYRGNKHELIEGSYILTENRAAFLYSEGANRESKRIVLKYSLDQGKTWKDGVVTESFPSMRFRKVDFLNDQFGYVIISGDRTMSQEYSRVFLTHDGGESWEATTDSGVTRLISDGGFIDETTGFLSFGTINPQKPDFYVTQDGGNTWSEAVMSIPEKYDRIFVQAELPVKEGDHLSVLVNQGPNGDYEGGEVKGKLISKDNGKTWDFSKEVQPNEAE, via the coding sequence ATGAAATATTTTATCCTAAGCCTATCTATTATGATGATGGTTGGCTTAATTTTTTGTATTTGCTTATACCAAAATCAAGACCATATTACTTTTCCACAACTGAATCATCCAAATAAAATGCAAGAGCATACAAAATCAGCAAATGAACGAAAAGAGCCTCAGCCTGAGCCGTTACAACCAGTAAATAATAATAAGATGAGTTATACTTTACAAAACAACGAGTTAAACATGACTTACAATAAAGGAAATGATTGGGTGAAAGTTCCAATTGAAAAAGACTTATTATTTGAAGGGGAGTACAGGGGAAACAAACACGAATTGATTGAAGGTAGCTACATACTTACGGAAAATCGTGCTGCGTTCTTATATTCGGAAGGTGCAAACCGGGAATCAAAAAGGATAGTACTAAAATACTCCCTCGATCAAGGGAAAACGTGGAAAGATGGGGTTGTTACGGAATCTTTCCCATCCATGCGTTTTAGAAAAGTTGATTTCTTAAATGATCAGTTTGGTTATGTAATTATTTCTGGTGATCGAACCATGTCTCAGGAATATTCACGTGTTTTTTTAACGCATGATGGAGGGGAAAGTTGGGAAGCAACAACCGATTCAGGAGTAACGAGATTAATTTCAGATGGTGGGTTTATAGATGAAACGACAGGATTTTTGTCTTTTGGGACGATAAATCCTCAGAAACCGGACTTTTACGTTACACAAGATGGAGGGAATACTTGGAGTGAAGCAGTCATGAGTATTCCAGAGAAGTATGATAGAATCTTTGTTCAAGCTGAACTTCCCGTAAAAGAAGGTGATCATTTGTCCGTTTTGGTTAATCAAGGTCCTAATGGTGATTATGAAGGTGGAGAAGTGAAAGGCAAATTGATATCAAAAGATAACGGAAAAACATGGGATTTTTCGAAGGAGGTACAGCCAAATGAAGCAGAATAG
- a CDS encoding M3 family oligoendopeptidase has translation MEKIKYPEVWNLDVFFPGESESPQLQEHLNYIEKEVSDFQRKVDTFRTH, from the coding sequence GTGGAAAAAATAAAGTATCCAGAAGTATGGAACTTAGATGTATTTTTCCCAGGAGAGAGCGAATCACCCCAGTTGCAAGAGCATTTAAATTACATAGAAAAAGAAGTAAGTGATTTTCAGAGAAAAGTAGATACCTTCCGCACACATTGA
- a CDS encoding N-acetylmuramoyl-L-alanine amidase family protein — translation MKQKQSILMIILISISVLLLTACGSNDKDKNTAKGDKDDDVYKVVIDPGHGGKDKGSTSASGRYEKAFTLSLGKKVEKMLKKEPDIKVYMTRDDDSFISQTSRYRPKFANKLNADIFISIHGNTFSNPDVSGTQTFYYHDGSLPLAETMQKHVAKATGFSDRGVKRKDLFVVRDTNMPAVLIEVGFLSNPQDEAKMYTDPFQKRVAASIVDGIKEYRSQSKEQGIGDWFF, via the coding sequence ATGAAACAAAAACAAAGTATTTTAATGATCATATTGATTTCAATTTCCGTTTTGCTGCTTACTGCTTGTGGCAGCAACGATAAAGATAAAAACACTGCCAAAGGAGATAAGGACGATGACGTTTATAAGGTTGTCATTGATCCGGGGCATGGCGGCAAAGATAAGGGGTCTACAAGTGCGAGTGGCCGATATGAAAAAGCGTTTACTTTAAGCCTTGGTAAAAAGGTAGAAAAAATGTTAAAAAAAGAACCTGACATCAAGGTTTATATGACAAGGGATGATGACAGTTTTATTTCCCAAACAAGCCGATATAGACCCAAATTTGCCAATAAGCTAAATGCGGATATATTTATATCCATTCACGGAAATACCTTCTCTAATCCAGATGTTTCGGGAACCCAAACGTTTTATTATCACGACGGCTCCCTTCCTTTGGCCGAAACGATGCAAAAACATGTAGCCAAAGCCACTGGATTCTCCGATCGGGGTGTTAAGCGGAAAGATTTATTTGTCGTAAGAGATACGAACATGCCAGCCGTTTTGATAGAGGTAGGTTTTCTTTCGAATCCTCAGGATGAGGCCAAGATGTACACTGACCCCTTTCAAAAACGAGTTGCCGCTTCTATTGTGGATGGAATCAAAGAATACCGATCACAATCAAAAGAACAGGGTATCGGAGACTGGTTCTTTTAG
- a CDS encoding polysaccharide deacetylase family protein: MTSRRVGSRNRTKRRLKRNVGISLAALLSIAFLVCYFAWNSASSSTKSEHEAIVKKISQVKPGKETKKLSTDSKSSERKVVYLTFDDGPSSVTDEILETLRKYRAKATFFMLAPHMKERPEVVKQIVKEGHGVGLHGVTHELGQFYRSKQTVLHEMNIAQKTLKNITGFRSNIVRVPYGSVPYLIQPFRKALKSHGYKIWDWNVDSDDWDLPGKAYVTNTIHQTQKLEQGGVRSIVLLHDTSNTAKYLPKLLDWLTNHGFQMKKIDASVPVMHFKCYDRCHRLKT, from the coding sequence ATGACATCAAGACGGGTTGGCAGTAGGAATCGTACAAAAAGAAGATTAAAGAGGAACGTTGGTATTAGTTTGGCCGCCCTACTGTCTATTGCCTTCCTAGTATGTTATTTCGCTTGGAATTCTGCTTCTTCATCCACGAAAAGTGAGCATGAAGCAATTGTGAAAAAGATATCTCAAGTTAAACCCGGAAAAGAAACCAAAAAGCTATCAACTGATTCAAAATCATCGGAAAGAAAAGTCGTTTACTTAACCTTTGATGATGGTCCTTCTTCCGTAACAGACGAGATTCTTGAAACCTTACGAAAATATCGTGCCAAAGCGACGTTTTTTATGCTTGCACCTCACATGAAGGAGCGTCCCGAGGTAGTAAAACAGATAGTTAAGGAGGGGCATGGGGTTGGTTTACACGGTGTAACACATGAGTTGGGACAGTTCTACCGTTCCAAACAAACGGTTCTCCATGAAATGAACATAGCCCAAAAAACACTTAAAAACATCACAGGCTTTCGTTCCAATATTGTACGCGTTCCGTACGGAAGCGTACCCTATTTGATTCAACCATTCAGGAAGGCTCTAAAGTCCCATGGATACAAAATATGGGATTGGAATGTCGACAGCGATGACTGGGATCTACCAGGCAAGGCGTATGTGACCAACACGATTCATCAAACCCAAAAATTAGAACAGGGCGGGGTCCGATCGATCGTGTTGCTTCATGACACCTCAAATACAGCGAAATATTTACCGAAATTACTGGATTGGCTGACGAACCATGGATTTCAAATGAAAAAAATTGATGCTTCCGTCCCGGTGATGCACTTTAAATGTTATGACCGTTGCCACCGTTTAAAGACCTAA
- a CDS encoding acyltransferase family protein: MDPKETNVNKFSQIKKSRYMPGLDGIRAIAVCAVMAYHFGFKWAPGGFLGVGVFFVLSGYLITDILVRQWGNTGQIDLRDFWLRRARRLLPGLFLLLIVVAVWMGLFHFSRFANLWGDWLASFFYVTNWWFIFSDVGYFSHFGQSSPLLHLWSLAVEEQFYLFWPFLLLLGLRFIPKCKWLICAIVLVALISVLDMAFLHQPGLMDTSRVYYGTDTRAFSLLIGAVLALCLSSEKLTGKVTNNKRLRITFDTVGIAGLVILFWMFWQTNQYDTFLYRGGMVIQCLATVAVITAAVHPLTWISRILGCRPLRWLGVRSYGIYLWHYPILVLTFTSSTSGGVQAIFHMIIQIAAVFLIASISWKFIEKPIRYKMKGSIWRKSGRSGGITS; encoded by the coding sequence ATGGATCCAAAAGAAACAAACGTTAATAAATTCTCCCAGATCAAGAAAAGCCGTTATATGCCGGGGTTAGATGGGATAAGGGCGATCGCTGTATGCGCAGTAATGGCCTATCATTTCGGTTTTAAATGGGCTCCCGGAGGATTCTTAGGTGTAGGCGTATTTTTTGTCTTATCCGGGTACTTGATTACTGATATTTTGGTTAGACAATGGGGAAATACAGGGCAGATCGACTTGCGAGATTTTTGGCTTCGGCGCGCCCGTCGTCTGCTGCCGGGATTGTTCCTTTTACTGATCGTGGTGGCGGTATGGATGGGGCTGTTCCACTTTTCCCGGTTCGCTAACCTCTGGGGGGATTGGCTGGCTTCGTTTTTTTATGTTACAAATTGGTGGTTTATTTTCAGTGATGTCGGCTATTTTTCCCATTTTGGACAGTCTTCACCCTTATTACATCTTTGGTCCCTGGCTGTTGAGGAACAATTTTATCTGTTCTGGCCGTTTTTACTTTTATTGGGATTGCGTTTCATTCCAAAATGCAAGTGGCTCATCTGTGCAATCGTCCTCGTTGCACTGATTTCTGTACTTGATATGGCATTCCTCCATCAACCAGGGTTAATGGATACAAGTCGGGTTTATTACGGAACCGATACCCGTGCGTTTTCCTTATTGATTGGTGCAGTACTTGCATTATGCTTGTCCAGTGAAAAATTGACAGGAAAAGTTACTAATAATAAACGCTTACGAATCACCTTTGACACAGTGGGTATAGCCGGTCTTGTCATCCTATTTTGGATGTTTTGGCAGACGAATCAATACGATACGTTTCTTTACCGTGGGGGAATGGTTATTCAATGTTTGGCTACAGTTGCAGTAATCACCGCTGCGGTTCACCCGTTAACTTGGATCAGTCGTATTCTGGGATGCAGGCCACTCCGTTGGTTGGGCGTTCGTTCATATGGCATTTATCTATGGCATTACCCTATCCTTGTGTTGACTTTCACCTCTTCAACGTCGGGAGGAGTGCAGGCGATATTCCATATGATCATACAAATTGCAGCTGTATTTCTGATTGCTTCGATTTCCTGGAAATTTATTGAGAAACCTATCCGTTATAAAATGAAAGGAAGTATATGGAGGAAGAGCGGACGTTCCGGGGGCATAACAAGCTAA
- a CDS encoding GDSL-type esterase/lipase family protein, with amino-acid sequence MIKKIFLSLLIGTLAISTAACGSKQNEKQSVSTDEEDYDKSVFSNSVFYGDSLFKRLSELLKDSNVISNAGATAQFAVQDVDQIAKREPQNVFILLGSDDILMPVDYPIKNSMSHYATFIKKIKKQLPDTKIHVLSVTPVTKEAIKKEPRYKNIPDYNKALKKMATKEKVDYIDLYPMFKKHQNLHSKDGVHFKADFYPLLLNYIEKQIQSSKKQ; translated from the coding sequence ATGATTAAAAAAATATTTCTCAGTTTGCTTATTGGAACCCTCGCAATATCTACCGCAGCTTGTGGAAGTAAACAGAATGAAAAACAAAGCGTTTCTACAGATGAAGAAGACTATGACAAATCTGTTTTTAGTAACAGTGTATTTTATGGAGATTCCTTATTTAAAAGGTTATCCGAGTTGTTAAAGGATTCAAATGTAATCAGTAATGCAGGTGCCACTGCTCAATTCGCGGTGCAAGATGTTGATCAAATAGCAAAAAGAGAACCGCAAAATGTCTTTATCTTGCTAGGGTCGGATGACATACTCATGCCTGTTGACTACCCCATAAAGAATTCGATGAGTCATTACGCGACATTCATAAAAAAAATAAAGAAGCAGTTGCCGGATACGAAGATTCATGTCTTATCGGTTACCCCGGTGACAAAAGAAGCCATAAAGAAAGAGCCGCGTTATAAAAATATTCCGGATTATAATAAGGCACTTAAAAAGATGGCAACGAAGGAAAAGGTCGATTACATCGATTTATATCCGATGTTTAAAAAGCATCAGAACCTGCATTCCAAGGATGGTGTCCATTTCAAAGCGGATTTTTACCCCCTTTTACTAAACTATATTGAAAAACAGATCCAGTCATCCAAGAAACAATAA
- a CDS encoding sensor histidine kinase — protein MRNRIVVKLFLLTTALCLFILAAFLIGQTLFFKKYYVSQKIEDMKASIHSFEKAYLKNSGHEEALQRLERDFYQKHHAWVTTLDRYGNLENANDFYLEVKLNPSRNQEFTKKKIEVPLYNLVNTEDVATGGLPFSRGTEISIYGIKKGRAFVPYIIAKGGTFPRGTFGTLTPRQLEIKKGIFLENKVLEKKVGQMLDEEHPVKHDTQPPVTIVNGTIKDVVQPNGNVPFIYSNHLFMERIKTFQANLLLGNVQYRDDSFHVLDFKRNGIKYKQFIKPVKDKNGATTYIFSMVSLQPVDEAIQMFKTYSVYIIGFVLLLIILASIYYSRTIAGPLLRINKTTRKIANLDFSENVAVKSKDEIGDLSRNINLLSDTLHSHIDQLQQDIEKEKKLEDTRKEFISGVSHELKTPLSTIKSCISVLKDGVASHKKDHYFKAMEKEVDKMNLLVVDMLELAKFESGTYKMKMDAFDIAQTIENVCEQLSLDITKKHVNVYTYLDRLKVMANQHRIEQVLTNFITNAIRYTPEKQDIIISTVEDNEQVKICVENKGTHIEVEQLDKIWDRFYRGDSSRRRSEGGTGLGLAISKNILELHGVKYGVSNTEDGVLFFFYLDKKG, from the coding sequence ATGAGGAACCGAATTGTTGTCAAATTGTTTTTGCTTACAACAGCCTTATGTTTGTTCATCTTGGCTGCCTTTCTGATTGGACAAACCCTGTTCTTTAAAAAATATTATGTAAGTCAGAAAATAGAGGATATGAAAGCGAGTATCCATTCTTTTGAAAAGGCGTATTTAAAAAACAGCGGACATGAAGAAGCCCTTCAACGGCTTGAACGCGATTTTTACCAAAAACATCACGCCTGGGTCACCACATTGGATCGTTATGGGAACTTAGAGAACGCGAATGATTTTTATTTAGAAGTCAAACTGAATCCCTCCCGAAATCAGGAGTTCACAAAGAAAAAAATTGAAGTTCCATTATACAATCTTGTTAACACAGAAGACGTTGCAACCGGGGGTTTACCTTTTTCCCGCGGAACGGAAATCAGTATTTACGGTATCAAGAAGGGGCGTGCATTTGTTCCTTATATAATCGCTAAAGGGGGTACTTTTCCCCGCGGAACGTTTGGGACATTGACGCCTAGGCAATTGGAAATTAAAAAGGGGATATTTTTGGAAAACAAGGTGCTGGAAAAAAAAGTGGGACAAATGCTTGATGAGGAACATCCAGTAAAACATGACACTCAGCCACCTGTGACAATAGTAAACGGTACCATAAAGGATGTCGTACAACCGAACGGCAATGTGCCATTTATCTATTCCAATCATTTGTTTATGGAAAGGATCAAAACCTTTCAGGCCAATTTACTGTTGGGCAACGTCCAGTATCGCGATGATTCATTTCATGTCCTTGATTTTAAACGAAACGGGATCAAGTACAAACAGTTCATTAAACCAGTCAAGGATAAGAATGGGGCCACAACTTATATTTTTTCAATGGTATCCTTGCAACCCGTCGATGAGGCGATACAAATGTTCAAAACTTATTCCGTATATATCATAGGCTTTGTATTACTTCTTATTATTCTGGCTTCCATTTATTACTCAAGAACGATTGCAGGTCCCCTGTTACGAATAAATAAGACAACCAGGAAAATTGCAAACCTGGACTTCTCGGAAAACGTTGCTGTTAAATCAAAAGATGAGATTGGAGACTTATCCAGAAATATCAACTTACTATCAGACACCTTACATTCGCACATTGACCAGTTACAACAAGACATTGAGAAAGAAAAAAAGCTGGAAGACACAAGAAAAGAATTCATTTCAGGGGTATCGCATGAGTTGAAAACGCCCTTAAGCACTATAAAAAGTTGTATTTCCGTTTTAAAGGATGGCGTTGCGAGCCACAAGAAAGACCATTACTTTAAAGCCATGGAAAAAGAAGTGGACAAAATGAACCTGTTGGTTGTGGATATGCTGGAGCTAGCAAAATTTGAGTCCGGTACGTACAAAATGAAAATGGATGCTTTTGATATTGCTCAAACCATTGAAAATGTATGTGAACAACTATCTTTAGATATAACGAAGAAGCATGTCAATGTTTACACCTATCTTGATCGGTTGAAAGTGATGGCCAATCAACATCGTATTGAACAAGTCTTGACAAATTTTATTACAAACGCCATCCGTTACACACCGGAAAAACAGGACATTATCATTTCAACCGTAGAAGATAATGAACAAGTAAAAATATGTGTAGAAAATAAAGGTACTCACATTGAAGTAGAGCAGTTAGATAAAATATGGGATCGTTTTTACCGCGGAGATTCTTCCCGAAGGCGTTCCGAAGGAGGCACCGGACTGGGACTTGCCATTTCGAAAAATATTTTGGAGCTTCACGGTGTTAAGTATGGCGTGTCCAATACGGAAGATGGCGTACTGTTTTTCTTCTATTTAGACAAAAAAGGGTAG
- a CDS encoding response regulator transcription factor, with protein MQKRILIVEDEDILREVVKDYFLNEGYQVLEASDGDEALFLFQEGDIHLIILDIMLPELDGWSVCRRIRKTSNVPIIMLTARVDEDDTLLGFELGADDYVTKPYSPPILLARAKRLLESRRHTDHPANETLSSQGILADLSSRTVTVDGEPIRLTYTEFEILKYFMQNQRLVITRDQLITRLWGYEYVGDDRTVNTHIRNLRNKLGDKSKLIKTMIGSGYKFEGDG; from the coding sequence ATGCAAAAAAGAATTTTAATCGTGGAAGATGAAGATATTTTACGTGAAGTGGTCAAAGATTACTTTTTAAATGAGGGATATCAAGTTTTGGAAGCGTCAGACGGAGATGAAGCGTTATTTTTATTTCAAGAGGGGGACATTCATTTAATCATTCTCGATATCATGTTGCCGGAGTTAGATGGTTGGTCTGTTTGCCGAAGGATCCGTAAAACTTCGAATGTCCCGATCATCATGTTAACAGCTCGGGTGGATGAAGATGATACACTTCTTGGTTTTGAGCTGGGCGCAGATGATTATGTCACCAAACCTTACAGTCCCCCCATTTTGTTGGCAAGAGCAAAACGTCTGCTTGAAAGTCGACGCCATACAGATCATCCTGCAAATGAAACGTTATCTAGTCAGGGGATTCTTGCAGACCTTTCTTCACGGACAGTCACCGTGGATGGTGAGCCTATTCGTTTGACTTATACAGAGTTTGAAATTTTAAAGTATTTCATGCAAAATCAAAGGCTTGTCATTACAAGAGATCAATTAATTACGAGGCTTTGGGGCTATGAATATGTGGGTGATGATCGTACCGTGAATACCCATATTCGTAATTTAAGAAATAAACTAGGCGACAAATCAAAACTGATTAAAACCATGATAGGATCTGGATATAAATTTGAGGGTGACGGATGA
- a CDS encoding AraC family transcriptional regulator: protein MDSLKNMNDALSFIEENLTNRIDGHEVAKQALCSEYHFKRMFSFLAGVTLSEYIRRRRLTLAAFELNNSNFRIIDVAMKYGYNSPDSFTRAFHSLHGITPSEARNNGHTIKAYPRMTFQLSIRGGIEMNYRIEEKEAFRIVGIKKRVPIIFNGVNPEIASMWESLDDEAINKLKKLSNVEPMGLLSASTNFSEGRMEEKGELDHYIGVATTKTCPDNLTHLEVPASSWAVFEAIGPFPDTLQDVWGRIYSEWFPSSNYEQIEGPEILWNRNKDVTSPTFKSEIWIPILKK, encoded by the coding sequence GTGGATTCACTTAAAAACATGAATGATGCTTTGAGTTTTATTGAAGAAAATCTCACCAATAGGATTGACGGTCATGAAGTAGCAAAGCAGGCATTGTGTTCAGAGTATCATTTTAAACGAATGTTTTCGTTTCTGGCAGGTGTAACGTTGTCGGAGTATATTCGGCGAAGACGTCTCACGCTTGCAGCCTTCGAGCTGAACAATAGCAATTTCAGGATTATTGATGTTGCTATGAAATACGGATACAATTCTCCGGACTCCTTTACGAGGGCTTTTCATAGCCTTCACGGGATAACACCATCAGAAGCCAGAAATAATGGTCACACAATAAAAGCCTATCCGCGAATGACCTTTCAGTTATCAATTAGAGGAGGAATTGAAATGAACTATCGAATTGAAGAAAAAGAGGCATTTCGCATCGTTGGTATTAAAAAAAGAGTTCCTATTATTTTCAACGGAGTTAATCCGGAAATTGCCTCTATGTGGGAAAGTTTAGATGATGAAGCGATAAATAAACTTAAAAAACTCTCTAATGTCGAACCTATGGGACTGCTTAGTGCATCCACAAACTTTTCTGAAGGGCGGATGGAGGAAAAAGGGGAACTTGATCACTATATTGGTGTGGCAACAACTAAAACATGTCCTGATAACCTAACACATCTTGAGGTTCCTGCTTCATCATGGGCAGTATTTGAAGCAATCGGGCCATTTCCAGACACGCTGCAAGATGTATGGGGACGCATTTATTCTGAATGGTTTCCTTCATCAAATTATGAACAAATAGAAGGTCCAGAAATCCTGTGGAATAGGAATAAAGATGTAACCTCGCCAACTTTCAAAAGCGAGATATGGATACCGATTTTAAAAAAGTAA